The proteins below are encoded in one region of Clostridium fermenticellae:
- a CDS encoding YjfB family protein has product MDIPALSVAMSQSSLMNSVGISVAKMAINAQEQVGQEMTQMMSQSVDYNIGQNFDSMA; this is encoded by the coding sequence ATGGATATACCAGCTTTATCCGTTGCAATGAGTCAGAGTTCACTTATGAACAGTGTTGGAATCTCAGTTGCAAAAATGGCTATAAATGCTCAGGAGCAGGTCGGTCAGGAAATGACTCAGATGATGAGTCAATCTGTAGATTATAATATTGGTCAGAATTTTGATTCAATGGCATAA
- a CDS encoding single-stranded DNA-binding protein, producing the protein MNKVMLIGRLTRDAELLQLRDSKRGAVKFTLAVDRDFKKKDGTKDADFIKVAYWSDHSSKLCPYLTKGKLIGISGKITTGNYINKDGDKKYFSLIQADNIKFLESKKDSNAV; encoded by the coding sequence TTGAATAAAGTAATGCTTATAGGGAGACTTACCAGAGATGCTGAATTACTTCAACTCAGAGACAGTAAACGAGGTGCCGTAAAATTTACACTTGCAGTAGATAGAGATTTTAAAAAAAAGGATGGTACTAAAGATGCTGATTTCATAAAAGTCGCCTATTGGAGCGACCATTCTAGTAAATTGTGTCCATATCTTACAAAGGGTAAACTTATAGGAATAAGCGGTAAAATAACGACTGGAAATTATATAAACAAAGATGGAGATAAAAAGTATTTTTCTTTAATTCAAGCTGACAATATAAAGTTTCTGGAAAGCAAAAAAGATTCAAATGCAGTATAG
- a CDS encoding FlxA-like family protein yields the protein MINSISSNSVNRIEYLKRDESSEQQIKFLRQQESQVQKQIESIKNSKQDAKTKQELIKPLQEQIQNIESQIEQIQISDASDKNSEANTSKVSSNAGKNSEISKDSLFLSMSSVYKQVGEVNSIKKGLTGRARELNSYAEIDDGIRNYRMADIERKQASEYKGRALGLEAKVGKLIHSVNDTLSGSQDKNELKDASKNDNIANEDAESNEVKNKSINKLA from the coding sequence GTGATAAATTCGATTTCATCTAATTCTGTAAATAGAATTGAATATCTTAAAAGAGACGAATCCAGTGAGCAGCAGATAAAATTTTTAAGACAACAGGAGTCTCAGGTTCAGAAACAAATAGAAAGCATAAAGAATAGTAAACAGGATGCTAAAACTAAACAGGAACTTATAAAACCTCTTCAGGAACAAATCCAAAATATAGAGAGTCAAATAGAACAAATTCAAATTAGTGATGCAAGTGATAAAAATAGTGAAGCTAATACGTCAAAAGTAAGTAGTAATGCGGGCAAGAATAGCGAAATTTCAAAAGACAGTCTATTTTTGAGTATGTCTTCTGTATATAAACAGGTCGGGGAAGTTAATTCTATAAAAAAAGGGTTAACTGGAAGAGCAAGAGAATTAAATTCATATGCTGAGATTGATGATGGCATAAGAAATTACAGGATGGCTGATATTGAAAGAAAGCAAGCTTCTGAATATAAAGGGAGAGCTTTAGGGCTCGAGGCTAAAGTCGGAAAACTTATTCATAGTGTCAATGATACATTAAGTGGCAGTCAAGATAAAAATGAACTTAAAGATGCTTCAAAAAATGATAATATCGCCAATGAAGATGCCGAATCTAATGAAGTTAAAAATAAATCTATTAATAAATTGGCATAA
- a CDS encoding nucleotidyltransferase family protein, protein MIKLIDDKLKSELEVIFKKYVEIEKVLLFGSRARGNNRYNSDVDLCIFGKNITNLILAKISMDVNELDTCLSFDILSMNELSKDGLINNILKEGIVIYNEKIK, encoded by the coding sequence GTGATTAAATTGATAGATGATAAATTGAAAAGTGAATTGGAAGTGATTTTTAAAAAATATGTGGAAATTGAAAAAGTTTTATTATTTGGATCACGTGCCAGAGGAAATAACAGATACAATTCAGATGTGGATTTATGCATATTTGGAAAAAATATAACCAATTTGATTTTGGCAAAGATAAGTATGGATGTTAATGAGTTGGACACTTGTTTGAGTTTTGATATATTATCGATGAATGAACTTAGCAAAGATGGATTAATAAATAATATATTAAAAGAAGGGATTGTCATATATAATGAAAAGATTAAATGA
- a CDS encoding nucleotidyltransferase substrate binding protein → MKRLNERIHDFTNALNRLGEALEKDISDDIIIDGIIQRFEFTFEQSWKVMKLYLEDQGIIDEALAPRSTIKSAFKHDVISNGDVWIEMMLDRNRTSHMYDETIAKDIVLRIQEVYFDEFSKLEKFLRGI, encoded by the coding sequence ATGAAAAGATTAAATGAAAGAATACATGATTTTACAAATGCATTAAATAGACTAGGCGAAGCATTAGAAAAAGATATTTCAGATGATATAATAATAGATGGTATTATTCAAAGATTTGAGTTTACCTTTGAGCAAAGCTGGAAAGTTATGAAGTTGTATTTAGAAGATCAGGGAATAATAGATGAAGCTTTAGCACCAAGAAGTACTATAAAATCAGCTTTTAAGCATGATGTCATATCTAATGGAGATGTATGGATTGAGATGATGCTCGATAGAAATAGAACTTCTCATATGTACGATGAAACAATTGCTAAAGATATAGTTCTTAGAATTCAAGAAGTATATTTTGATGAGTTTAGTAAATTGGAAAAGTTTTTGAGAGGAATATAA
- a CDS encoding HepT-like ribonuclease domain-containing protein, which produces MNDVILNKISVIERCIKRINEECKNDPENLKSMVGFRNIAVHDYQTVNLSIVEEIIEKHLCDLKEFSEYMLDIL; this is translated from the coding sequence ATGAATGATGTAATACTAAACAAAATATCTGTGATAGAAAGATGTATAAAGAGAATAAATGAAGAATGTAAAAATGATCCTGAAAATTTAAAATCTATGGTTGGATTTAGAAATATAGCTGTTCATGATTATCAGACTGTAAACTTGAGTATAGTTGAAGAAATAATTGAAAAACACTTATGCGATTTGAAGGAATTTTCAGAGTATATGCTTGATATCTTATAA